One Rhipicephalus microplus isolate Deutch F79 chromosome 4, USDA_Rmic, whole genome shotgun sequence genomic window carries:
- the LOC119172379 gene encoding uncharacterized protein LOC119172379 isoform X2, translating into MLPVLLLVLFASVSSATTVDEVNDYVDVVLSELGQQIQTPYRPKDSYNKTVAGRPEIWAYFGDIFITGYNKLERDGNCAHEEHALATGITIRCNLTTRELRVDITGTLKHSTYPPRNVRASGVFLNPHLQMKIAVEPWKEMNVTLRLRLTVPQVKVVNLGEEFKFNSIRLGYRDEIISIIKSSTPDLEQDMKKAADSEVIPYKRK; encoded by the exons ATGCTGCCCGTCCTTCTTCTTGTCCTCTTCGCCTCGG TCTCATCGGCCACTACGGTGGACGAGGTGAATGACTACGTGGACGTGGTGCTCAGTGAACTGGGCCAACAAATTCAGACACCGTACAGGCCCAAGGACAGCTACAACAAAACAGTGGCCGGACGGCCCGAGATCTGGGCCTACTTCGGGGACATCTTCATCACCGGCTACAACAAGCTGGAACGCGACGGCAACTGCGCCCACGAAGAACACGCGCTGGCCACCGGCATCACCATACGCTGCAACCTGACCACCAGGGAGCTCCGCGTCGATATCACGGGCACGCTGAAGCACTCGACGTACCCACCCAGGAACGTCCGCGCCAGCGGAGTGTTCCTCAACCCGCACCTGCAGATGAAGATTGCCGTGGAACCATGGAAAGAGATGAACGTCACGCTACGGCTGAGGCTCACAGTGCCGCAGGTCAAGGTCGTCAACCTGGGCGAAGAGTTCAAGTTCAACAGTATACGTCTCGGGTACAGGGACGAGATCATATCCATCATCAAGAGTTCGACGCCTGATCTCGAGCAAGACATGAAGAAGGCCGCCGACAGCGAAGTCATCCCGTACAAGAGGAAATGA